The sequence TAgacaaatctttttattttacccaCCAAAAACTTGTTACTGGATTTCAACTTCTCTCTCTTTTCTAGTTCATCCCTAGAGGAAACGTTtggaatttcatttaattttttacattctaACAAAGTAAAGGGTATCGGTAAATTTTGCCactgaaagtaatatttttttctttaataatgaaCTGTATGGTAATATAGACGGCCTGTAAGCATGTTCATCAATGATTTATTTTTGGAACTTTGTGGTTGGAAGAGTGACTCAAGAGTTGTATCCTTACATCTGCAACAGCCATGATCACGATAGTTTTCCAGTACGAAGAACATATTAgctatttttaatttcgtttttaAAATGTAGGACAACATAATATACAACTTACAGTCGAAAGAGAATATAATTCGCTTACCCTTTCTTGACATCCTTTTGATCCGTAACTTTAGCAATCTCTAATATTTTACAGGCAagaaaaaatcaaagaaactaCTTCCTTAAATAAAAGTCGTCTTTATTTTAACTCATGTTAATTTAGTTATCTACACCTTATCACAACCAGTACAGATAAAATCACAAACTTCTTACggattaataattaattttctaacCTGAATCTAGACAAATAGTTACCTTTCTTATTTAACTACCTTCCAGTCTACgcctggtgggcagaacacaaatagctcattgtgtagcaaTGTGCTACAAGGAATCTGATTTAATTTTGGACACATGGCTGATTCTGGAAAATTGATAACATTTTTTATCTAATTCTgacaaggtccggcatggccaagcgtgttaaggcgttcgactcgtaatctgagggtcgcgggttcaaatccccttcgcgccaaacatgctcgccctcccatccgtgggggcgttataatgtgacggtcaatcccacttttcgttggtaaaagagtagcccaagagttggcggtgggtgatgatgactatctgccttccctctagtcttacactgctaaattagggacggctagcacagatagccctcgagtagctttgtgcgaaattccaaaaaacaacaaacaaaacaattctgaCAAATTATTGCTTGATCCAATTCTGTAAACACTGATAAATTTCTAATCTATTCAGGATGTGTTGTTAAATGTTCAACCTAGTTACGGTTCATGGTGAAATACTTGACAATTTCTTGACACTTagttaaatatctaaataattcTGAGTACACGGTTAAAATATGTAACTAGCCAATTCTGTGTACATGGTTCACTTCCTAATTAATTCTGGATACATGGTTAAATACCTATCATGGTCTGGGTACGTGGTTAAAATATGTAACTAGCTAATTCTGTGTATAGGGTTAAGTACCTAACTAATTCTGGGTATCAAATTAAATAGCAATACCTAACCAATTATGGGTGCATGGTTAAGTACCTAACTAATTCTGAACACATAGTTAAATACCTAACACATTCTGGGCACGTGGTTACACACCTAACCAATTCTGATCATATGGTTCAATTATTAAGAAATTATGGGCACGTGATTAAATACCTAAACAGTTTTGGCATGTGGTTAAATACCTGACAAATTATGGGCGCATGATTAAGTCCTAAGATAATTCAGTAAATGAATCACATTTCTTACTTAGACAAAACCACAATGATTCGTCGACTAGTTTTAACAGCTTGGACAATATTGTCTGCAATGTAGGATCCTGCCAAGAAGTTACGTTCATGAATACAAAGATTGTAGAATGGTTCTTGTTCTTCCAATCCTGGTAcgatgttatttaaaacaagactCTCATCCAATGAATTATAACAGATGAAGGCGTCGAACACCTTGTCTTCCTCAATTTCATCTTCCTTCACACACGATAAAAAAGTACAGATGCCATGTGCATACATCCAGATTTTGATGTTCATGTTGTAGCGGCTGTAGATGATCTTCACACCAGACACACCAAGTAAGAGTGCTAAATTAAAGGATAAATAATAAATCTCCTGAAAAACCTTTTATACTTTTCAGGCTAAGAAAGATAGTTGTATTAaagaagttatattaaataattacaacaaacaaaatattaaatattagccACAGTTTTGCACTACGCTAAGAAAGTTGTTATAAaaagttatgtttaataattactttttttggATACTGTAATAGTTCACCTTTGAAAACCTTCAAAATCCTTCttaagttattttttgtattgtgATGAGGAATATGAAGCTTAATTTGCTCATGATTTGAGTACAAATCCAATCACACAAGTTATAAACCGAAAACCACAAAAATACCCGATTTCTCTACAGTAAAACATGATACATAGTAATCTAGAAACCTGATTCGGACTTGTATCAGGACCAAATCTGTGAACGATTGTTTTACACCTACTCCGTATCCtctgtaaaacttttatatacataGGTCTGTTAATTTTGAAGATATGGAAAGGCAGACAGACACAGGCCCGATTGCAATACTCTCTCAGGGCGAGGAGGGTAAATATGATAAAAGAACTCTGTTAACTGAGAAGACAATTTAGAAATAGAAGATATCAAATCATAGATCAACTAATtaagaaagatataaaacaattagAACTAGATAAATAGGAGAAACTACAAAACGAACATACGGACCCAAAGAAATATCAAACGATTTATGAACAATCAAAATGCATGTAAAATTTTTTCCTAAATCACGAAAGTAAAACTGCatatacaaattaacaaaaagtttttaaataattttttttccaaaacacacAATGAATCTGACATATACATAACActgttataaaacagtaaattaacaCATGAAATAAATACATCTACATAACTCCAATTAATCTCCAAAATCAACACTGGATACATTCAAACCTCTTGCCAGCAAGAAACGGTTCTGAAATTCCTAAAGTAaagataacaaacaaataaagcagaCAGTTACAGACTGAACAGTTTAAGTGGttgtcaaaacaaaattttataaggAATTATTAGCAACAGACTCTCCACTTTTCTAGAGATCAAATTATCCAAAATTCAAAACGGTTTCAgaaaaatttagacaaacgacaaaTCATTCAGTGAGATTAAttgaaaccataatagatagttttaaaactaattctaATAAACGCCTACTTTCTTAATATAGAGAACACATTAGACATTATATAGTGCAACatattaagatattaattaaaagaaatggATTTACCTGGAGAAGTTATTTGATGATTATCTAACTTcctataaaacagaaaatatagagTGAATATGAAAGGCATCTATCCACTCGGATTATTTTACTTTCGAGACAGGGGATCTCCAAAGATAGTAAGTCCTATTATTTTCATCATGTATGAAAGCAGCATGACTTTAAATGATCCCAAATTTAACCTAGCCTCACAACGGGCAGACGATTTTGAGTAGTTCTACTACCCGTTCGATTGCACCTACAAATGTGTAaccagttttaaattaaatagtaaaatattgtcaaaagtagaaaataaaaatgaatatctgAAAAAACGAATCTATTTTGACAATTACTTGAAACAGTTAGAAATCCTCCACGAATATATCCGAATGGTGCTATTCTGAATGTAATTACATCAGCAAAATTTCTTGGAATAAATAGATccaaaatttagaaattttgaaGCTTAGACAGTAATTAACAAGCATATCGTTAGATATTTTGAAGTTCAGAAAGTATGTAACAAATCTAATTTTAGATTTCTGAAGTTCAGAGAGTAAATTTCAAACCTATCTTTAGATCGTTTGAAATTCAGACAGTAAGTAACAAACCTACCTTCAGGCTTACTGAAGTTCAGAGAGTAAGTATCAAACCTATCTTTAGATCTTTTGAAGTTCAAACAGCAAATGACAAAgctatcatgaaatattttaaagttcagaCAGTAAACAACAAATATGTCTTTGAATCTTTTAAAGCTCAGACAGGATGTAACAAAGCTATCTTTAGATCTTTTGAAGTTAAGACAGTAAGcattaatttattcaataaaaataatcgtTGATACATTTCCGTTTCTCAATCTGAATATTCTAttcaatattataacattatattcaaGGAGTCTTATATATAAACTGCTACCTGTGTCATCATAAcacgtacactgctggccaaaatcttaaggccaataaacataaagaaaaatatgcattttgcattgttagactcaaccatttatttgagtagagcttcgaaagatgaaaataagaaaagggaaaataaaaataaaaataaaaaggtttttagcatttaatagggaaaatttgAGCACTATGATATTAACttaaatacaagctggtcaaaagtttaagaccgaaACGAAGTTAGTCGTTTCTAACTTCGATagtgaaacgaagcgttaatcggtaaacacgtaacgaaatttagtcatttgtgttcaagcattagcgttgtcaacatctcccactgacatctcctgtgttacattgggtaaaaacatggcaaaggctaaacagttgatagagtttgaacgtggcagaattgtcgagctgcaaaagcaaggtctctctcaacgtgacatcgctggtgagattgggcgtagtaaaaccgctcttgcaaatttcttaaaagaccctgagggatacagaagagaatttcaagtggtcggcccaaaaaaAGTTTGCCGGTGTTGAGcagaggattcgacgggttatccggtaagacatcagccgatcgtcgaaccagattaagatccttacagatgcagaatgcagctcaagaacaataagacggcatctacgagagaaaggctttaaaaaccgtaaacgtcttcaaaggcgtccaaacatgggacgtagaaaagtggaagaaggttttgttctctgatgagaaaaaaattaatctggatggtccagatggcttccaacgttactggcacgataaggatatcccaatgaagacattttctacacgacacagtggaggagattcaTTAATGATCTGGAGTgctgctttctcctttcatggaacaatggagcttcaggttatacaggggcgtcaaacagcagctggctatattggcatgttggagagagtatccttactgactgaaggccctagcttgtgtggaaatgactggatctttcaaaaagacaacgctgcaatccacgatacccgcaggacaaaggactttttcatggcgaataacgtgattcttttggaccatccagcgtgttcgcccgaactgaaccccactgaaaatgtttgggggcggatgacaagggaagtctatagaaatagacgtcaattccaaacagtgcatgatcttcgtgaagccatcttcagcacttagaataacattccagccagccttctgcaaacgcttatatcgaccatgccaaagcgaatgtttgcagttattcgcaatgacggccgtgaaactcactactgagacctcttgtttggcatttcctaccttgtttagaACTTATCTttggtatggtattaaacttttgaccagctagtatttaggctaatttcatagtgttcacattttccctattaaatgctaaaaacgttttttattttcatctttcaaagctctactcaagtaagtggttgggtctaaaaacgcaaaatgcatattttttctttatgttcattggttttaagattttgaccagcagtgtatttcCTAACAATGACACCGATTAGTCTGTTCAACTATAAATATAAAGCAACCGACAaatgattatatttatattaacagtaaCTATGATCAATCAtttgaaaaatacacaaaagttCAGTGAAATAAATACGAATATTAACCATAAAcctttttgtagttttataaatttattttaattaatatcttcACGAATGACTCACCTAAAGCTCCGATGGTGATAACGATGTACATTGCCACCTTTTGTGGACACAGATCAATCTCAGTTAATGAAACCAAAACCTTTCCCCTCAAGGGACCATTATCTAATACTGAAGAGCAGTAGGTTTCGTTTACATCCGAAACCTAGTTAGAAAGAATGAGTTATCACCCtctatgaaaaaatatatattgtacaaaatttattcatttctaaactgtaaataaaaatgtcattcgAAAACTAAGAACCCTTTTTGTAGCTGTAAAtgaaaaatggtattttaaacaaGTTTCTGAAATATGCAAGGTGTAATGTAAGACTGAAAGTTACAtccaaacaataattaattaaataatgtctAATTCCAGGTAAAGATGTAAGTACGGTGATCTAAGTTACAGGATATTACATTAAAACCTAAATATCAACTCAGTTTTAAGGACTCCTTATTACTTCATGTTTCAGTAGTTTATGCATTGTACTACATTATTGTACTGTGATGATTGATAGAACACACCGCATAGCTGAAATATATCgataatttagtaaaataaaatggtttgttaATTGTAttcagtttataatgtaataattgacatgatgaatttatttttagctaagtattacattttaatacttgttactaataattataattcaattgTAGTTTTTAACTGAACCTTTTAATATTCTTACTTACaactgtaaataaattaattaacttacAACATCTCTGTGACTGAAGAGCCAGTTTCTGAAAGGAAGCGTTTTGCACAAACAAAGCCAAGGATTGTCAGACAACGTGATGTTGTCCAGGACAAGATCTTCTATGGTGGACAATGGGAAACTCTCAATGTCGTTTCTAGCCAGACTAagcctttttaaattttttggaaaACTCACGTTATTCACAACGGTGATTCTATTATTTTCAAGTAACAGTGTTTGAAGCTGTGGTCTACTACAGAAGTCTAAATCTTCAAGAGTTTGTATTGAGTTATTGTTTACATTCAGATAACCAACTTTTCCTGGAAGGACTGTTGGAACAGCTGATATCTGGCGACCAGAACAGTCAACGTTAATGAAGTAATCCGAATTATTACTGACACAAAAACAATTGCATGGTTCAGGACAATGGTCGGGCCAGTTAAGAAGGTCACTTTCATTCAAGTGTCTGAAGTGACGATTTTTTAGCCACTGTGGTTGAGAACATGTAGGTTGATCCATCACACTCTCTTTATCTCTGCTCCAACGAAGAAGCCACGTGAGGCGACAGTCACAAGCAAGCGGATTAcctttaaagttagaaaaaaagcAGAATAAGTGTCAAATCTACAGACTTTtttgttaataacattgatataataatttacatatttgttcCAGTCATTACTGAAAGGGGAGATGTTAAATTTCTTTgaatcattttttatgtttttaattaaaattatctaaacaaaagatatactcttcaaaacaagaaacgcaaaagggatatttttgttattttaaagagaaatatatgtaataacattacaagctcagagtatgtgatgttacatgtgttaaggcactgattgtcagaccaaaatgacaataaaagttgtgcactttgaaaacggagggaaacatcggatttttcgccaaaacgcatgcgtgtccaataaatttgtttgagagatctgcatgttttgcaagtgcaacatgtgcaaaatccctataaaagtgacgggttctcggtttccatagctcagtgttaagccaccgacacgcaatacagttacgccaagactgactgaagcacaacgcaacaacgccattgatcgcttggaagcaggcgaatctcgatcagatgttgccagagctgtgaatgtccacccaagcaccatcacaaggctatggaatcgtcaccaacaacatggatcaacttgtgaccgtccacgatctggcagacatcgtgtgaccacgcccgcacaagattgctacatctggttacgtcaccttcgtgATAGGACCACCATTGCAACGTCTActgtctcaaccataccagggctgcgttggatttccgatcagaccgtacgcaaccgtctacgagatgcaggaatccgacctcgacatccagtcagaggcgtcatcctcacccagcaacatcgtcaagcacggctgcagtggactcgggcacatcgggtatggcctcatcgacgatggaggcatgtttggttcagcgatgaatcacgttttatgcttcataggcaggatggaagaatccgtgtttaccgtcgccgaggtgaacgttttgcagcaaactgtgtgcaggatgttgacagatttggtggtggcagcgtcatgatgtgggctgcaatcgcctacaatgccagaacagaccttttgcacattcgagggaatcttacggctcaacgatacgtctacgagattcttaggctccatgtgcaacccatcatggttgCATggttcaacatgacaacgcccgtcctcacacagcccgactcaccactgtcttcttgagacatcacaacatcaacgttcttccctggccctccagatcaccagatttaaacctcatcgaacatctttgggacaagttggaccgacgtctgcgacagcgacaacctcaaccgcagactctacctcagcttgcagcagctttgcaggctgagtggacagccattccacaggatgtgattcgtgatctcatcgcttccataggcaggagatgccaagcagttattgatgctcacgggggggcatacttgttattgacgttgagtgacgttaaacttcaactagtgagcgttgACACACATGTCAtatagaactacccggaataaacttgttaacaatttgtctcaaattttgccttttgcgtttctttttttgaagagtatatatcaatattaaattcGGACAATTGTCTAATATTAACATACTCCTGATACGATGTTTACaccaataatttaatataaaataatttttttaacacttATGACAGAATTTAACTTACTTGttctaataaatttatttgtggGGATACTCACCAGTTATTTTGATAAACCACAAACGTTTCAACTGTTCTGGAAAACTCTCCCTCGATAAAGTCTCTAACAGGTTTGCTCTTATGAACAGAATTCGCAGgagttttaagttaaaaaatgcTCCTTCGACTGAGACGAGTCTGTTTGCTGAAAGGTATAGTTTATATAAACTCGGGTTTTTGCTGAAGTCGGTAGCGTTCAGATGTGTGAGGCGATTATTATATAACTGTAGAAACTCAAGCCATGGAAGATAATGTAAAGACCCATTCAAACTTTGGATCAAGTTGTGGTTCAAGAACAGACGTTCTAACTTTATAAGACCTTCAAATGCATTTGATGCTAACCATGTAATCTTGTTATTGAAAAGTGTTAGATGCTGTAGCATTTTGTTGTTCTGAAACGTTCGTTCTTCGATACAAGACAGAGCATTATTGTTGAGATACAGATATTGTAACTTGGGCAGTTTATCAAATGCTCCTCTTACCGTTTTTATTCGGTTATAACTGACATCCAGAGTTTGTAATGGCAAGTTAACGAACAGTCCGGTGATGGTTATCAGACGATTATTTGTGAGGTTAATCAAAGTCAGATGTAAATTGTCGAATGTTGTATTTTCAAATTCAACTATGTAATTATTACTTAGATATAATCTACGAAGAAACGACATTTTCTTAAACGTTTCTTTGTGAACTGATTTTAATTCAGTGTTACTTAGTTGCAAAATCTTCAGTGACGCATAATTATAGCTAAACGTATCTTTTCTCAACAACTGTAAAGGGTTGTGCGATAGATTAATATCTCTCAGATTTAACATCCTCGTCGAAGCAAAGTTGTCGATATTTGTATCGTTGTTCACCAAATTCACCTGttgttagatatataaataacatgTTTAGCTCTCTATGAAACATCCATATAACCTATTGAAACAATATAGATTTACTAATTTAACTTTCTGTTAGATATTAAGATAACATGTTTGCAAGATGTATGCAACCTTTTGATTTTGTAGGTTCATCcaagatattttaataacatgttttagcTTTCTTGTGAAAGTATATTAATTCATCAGGTACACTTTCTGTAAGATACATAAATAACAGGTTTAGCCTTCTCTGAAAGATGTTTAGAATGTGTTTTTGAGCTATTAAAGTTAGGGTTTTTAGTTCTGTTTGAGATCGCCTTGTAACTATTAATTGGAAGGGTGTTTGCTTCAAAATTGTGGGAATTTGGGCTAAGTCTATCTCtattacaagaatattttaagTCATTAGTTAGGGTGAGTTGTGTTTTATAATATCGAAGAAAAGGGTGGAGGTTGGGAGTTTTACATTCAGGATGGTTTATTTCTACTTCATGTCTGATATATGATTTGTTCCTAATCCAAGTGAAAGCTTCTTATTGTCACAAACATTTTCAGTTAGCAGCTCTTAATGACAACCATgattagaaatagaaaaataattttttttttgtctcaccGTAAGCGTAATttgtattaagttcacaactaatTTATAGTTTTGATTTGATTACCTGTTTACAATTAATGTATTTGATAGTGTTAGAGCTATTGTTATAGCtataatatctatatatctaccataatatctatatatatatatatgtataattggAAGGTTTAAgtattcaaaactaaaataacgATAAACACATATATATCGATGTATCTGATAACACTTTATCTATTCGAACATCAGTGCAGTTGTTTTTTTCCATCACTGTACTTTATTAAAAAGCGATGAGgtttagattaatttatttcaatactcACAAGAACACAAATACTAGATATCCTAAGGAAAAAagcacacaaataaaaatatatctgagaCGTACCATATTTAGCAGCACAATACAAAATGAACATGTGTATGTATATCCACGTAATACTGTTTTAACCACcaaatcaaaacaataatatacataaaataaataatagaatcaagtaaatattaaaacgactaaaccataaataaaactaaatggtacaaatatttaaatctaaaagtACATGAGTAACGAGTGATAcgtatttgaaaagaaaaaaaaaaggtatcaTGAAATGTCTTAAACGTATCCTAGACTCTCCAGAATTTTGACGTTTCAAAAGATCAAAGGCAGTTACACTCTTTTGTACTCCAGACTCACCataatatctaattttaattATACCTTACAGAGTACTGATCTGTGAAAAATCAGTGGTAATTAATCATTGTTGTACTCCAGACAGTAATGACCTCTCAgtagatataatattttattaaattcgcTGATGTTTCAACAAAGACGAAACTGTAATAATACCGTTGGTACTATACTACATTGATATGTTTGATTGAGTATGATAAACGGTATTAAAATGTAGTAAAACTTTAGTCCTAGcaccaaaaattaaataatgtatcgtAGATTCATGTTTCGTATGTACTTTAAATCTGGGGTTTTAGGGTAAGACTTTAGTTTAATCTTTGGTGTGTATACAAAATAGTTAAGGATGTCTATTAGTGTAAGACTTCAAATTTTGGTGTATATACAAAACAGTATACAAACAGTATGAGTGTAAGAAGTTGTTAAACGCTGGTGTAGTTACAAAACAGTTAAGGGTGTGTGTTAGTGTAATACTTGAAGTTAAACTTTGATGTGTATACAAAACAGTAGATGGTGTGTATCAGTGTAAGACGTTGTTAAACGTTAGTTTGTATACTCACAGTAGATGTCTATTAGTGTAAGACTTAATGTTAAGCTTTGGTATGTATACTTAACAGTAAATAATGTGTATTAACTTGAAACGTTAAACACAAATTGTATtcttaacagttaaaaatatatatcagttttgAAACTTCAtgctaaatatttgtttattaaccaaaaaataaatgttagaatCTAGGTTTAAAagctattttaataataactcccTATAGCGTTAAGTCCCTCAActtaaatattactaaattaattacTTTCAACTTACTTCAAAGTTTACCATGCTATCCAACAATCCGTCACCATATATCAAAGAATTGTTTACTAAAAACATCTTTTTTGGTTGATACGTTTCTCGAAATGTTCTTGGTTCCAGAACTTTGATCAGGTTTAAGGAAAGATCGAGCCTACGTAGATTCGTAAGAGAAATAAATgcatttttatgaat comes from Tachypleus tridentatus isolate NWPU-2018 chromosome 12, ASM421037v1, whole genome shotgun sequence and encodes:
- the LOC143235229 gene encoding uncharacterized protein LOC143235229 isoform X1 — encoded protein: MFLAWFVAFPFVCLASVKVKVSENECPQLENCNCHYKGQLLNVYCINITDTSQLKTVLHEDLKNQTFAHVYIRKSNISHIHSSLFANLAIQKIILQHVNVKTIDSDALETVQYLVEVRLNYGKTESIPKAISNVGMRLLNLWIVHGKIKEIRLEFQSFIILNELYLQANQIEFIHKNAFISLTNLRRLDLSLNLIKVLEPRTFRETYQPKKMFLVNNSLIYGDGLLDSMVNFEVNLVNNDTNIDNFASTRMLNLRDINLSHNPLQLLRKDTFSYNYASLKILQLSNTELKSVHKETFKKMSFLRRLYLSNNYIVEFENTTFDNLHLTLINLTNNRLITITGLFVNLPLQTLDVSYNRIKTVRGAFDKLPKLQYLYLNNNALSCIEERTFQNNKMLQHLTLFNNKITWLASNAFEGLIKLERLFLNHNLIQSLNGSLHYLPWLEFLQLYNNRLTHLNATDFSKNPSLYKLYLSANRLVSVEGAFFNLKLLRILFIRANLLETLSRESFPEQLKRLWFIKITGNPLACDCRLTWLLRWSRDKESVMDQPTCSQPQWLKNRHFRHLNESDLLNWPDHCPEPCNCFCVSNNSDYFINVDCSGRQISAVPTVLPGKVGYLNVNNNSIQTLEDLDFCSRPQLQTLLLENNRITVVNNVSFPKNLKRLSLARNDIESFPLSTIEDLVLDNITLSDNPWLCLCKTLPFRNWLFSHRDVVSDVNETYCSSVLDNGPLRGKVLVSLTEIDLCPQKVAMYIVITIGALALLLGVSGVKIIYSRYNMNIKIWMYAHGICTFLSCVKEDEIEEDKVFDAFICYNSLDESLVLNNIVPGLEEQEPFYNLCIHERNFLAGSYIADNIVQAVKTSRRIIVVLSKNFVKSEWCRLEFKTAHLQVLEDRMHRLLVILLGDLPDEEDMDPEMNLYLKTVVYLKWEDKNFWNKLRYFMPKKVNVVPAETQPLLEREIVA
- the LOC143235229 gene encoding uncharacterized protein LOC143235229 isoform X2 — encoded protein: MFLAWFVAFPFVCLASVKVKVSENECPQLENCNCHYKGQLLNVYCINITDTSQLKTVLHEDLKNQTFAHVYIRKSNISHIHSSLFANLAIQKIILQHVNVKTIDSDALETVQYLVEVRLNYGKTESIPKAISNVGMRLLNLWIVHGKIKEIRLEFQSFIILNELYLQANQIEFIHKNAFISLTNLRRLDLSLNLIKVLEPRTFRETYQPKKMFLVNNSLIYGDGLLDSMVNFEVNLVNNDTNIDNFASTRMLNLRDINLSHNPLQLLRKDTFSYNYASLKILQLSNTELKSVHKETFKKMSFLRRLYLSNNYIVEFENTTFDNLHLTLINLTNNRLITITGLFVNLPLQTLDVSYNRIKTVRGAFDKLPKLQYLYLNNNALSCIEERTFQNNKMLQHLTLFNNKITWLASNAFEGLIKLERLFLNHNLIQSLNGSLHYLPWLEFLQLYNNRLTHLNATDFSKNPSLYKLYLSANRLVSVEGAFFNLKLLRILFIRANLLETLSRESFPEQLKRLWFIKITGNPLACDCRLTWLLRWSRDKESVMDQPTCSQPQWLKNRHFRHLNESDLLNWPDHCPEPCNCFCVSNNSDYFINVDCSGRQISAVPTVLPGKVGYLNVNNNSIQTLEDLDFCSRPQLQTLLLENNRITVVNNVSFPKNLKRLSLARNDIESFPLSTIEDLVLDNITLSDNPWLCLCKTLPFRNWLFSHRDVVSDVNETYCSSVLDNGPLRGKVLVSLTEIDLCPQKVAMYIVITIGALGISEPFLAGKRFECIQC